Part of the Thermococcus barossii genome is shown below.
CTACGGCTCGATAATAGCCGCGAAGACCTCAACGAAGCTTCACCTCGGTGAGATAGAGGGCTTTCTCTGTCCCAAGGCGTTCACCGACATTCTGGCACTCTTCACGACCGCACCGGTCATTGGAACGACGAAGCTCTTAATAGGAATAGCCCTCGTGAAGCTGACGACCGGTATGGCGGTTCCCGGCTCCGCGTGGGTAGTGGCTCTCACGTACCCGTTCATGGTCCTGTTCATCATGCTCTACTCCTACACGGTATCCTACTTCCTGTTCCGGAAGAACATAGACCCCGACCACGTTGCGATACCGCTCATCTCTAACAACAGCGACATATTCGGGACGATATACGTCGTGCTGATGGCCAAGCTGATGGTGGGTGGTTGAATGATAGGCCTCTCCATGACCGCCTATTCCGGAAAGGACCTCTCCGGCCTGGAGGGATGGGTCCAGAGGGTAAGACAGCTGGGCTTCGATTTCGTCGAGATTCTGAGCGAATGGCCCCACTACCTGACGAGGAACAACTACCGCCTCTTCGCGGAGGTTCTTGACGGCTGGAGCATGAAGAGAACCGTTCACGCCCCGTTCAGCGACCTCAACATAGGCTCCTTCAACGACAGAATTAGAAAAGCGTCTCTGGAGATAATCAGAGAGAGCATAGAACTGGCGGCCGAGATAGATGCGCTCTCAGTCACGATACACCCCGGCCACTGCTCGCCGGTGAGCGTGAGGAACAGGCGAAAGTACCTGGAGATACACAGGGAGTCCCTGAGGAAAATCGCCGAATGGGGACTGGAGTACGGGGTCAGGATTGGCGTTGAAAACATGCCCCGCTTCGTAATCCTCGATGCACAGACGTGCGAGAGGCTGTGGGAGATACTTGGAGACGTTGAGATTGGAGTGACCTTCGACGTCGGGCACCTGAACACCACAACAGGGAATTTTGAGCGCTTCATCGAGCTCTTTGGGGACAGGATAGTCCATGTCCACCTCCACGATAACCGCGGCGAGAGAGACGAGCATCTCGCCCTGGGAGACGGCACCGTTCCGTGGGCCAGGGTGCTCCCAAAGCTCCCCAAGGTGACGTGGGCCCTCGAAGTCAACGACCTCGAATCCGCCCGGAGAAGCTTCGAATTTTTGAAAAGCCTGCATTGATGGACTTTTCAGTTCATTGGCGTCCAGTTTTTACAAAACGCAACTCTTTTATACATTTAAAATGAAGTTCTTGCGAGAAGCAGTTTCTGGCGGAGGGATACCAATGGCGGAAAAGATAGTTGAGGAAATGAAGCCTTTCTTCGACCCGAAGGCGGTCGCTATCATCGGAGCAACCAACAAGAAAGGGAAGGTTGGAAACGTCATATTTGAGAACTTCAAGATGAACAAGGAGCGCGGAATCTTCAAGGGCAACATCTATCCGGTGAACCCGAAGCTTGACGAGATTGAGGGCTACAAGGTCTACAAGAGCGTTGATGAGCTCCCCGAGGACACCGACCTGGCCGTTATCTCGATTCCAGCCCCGTTTGTTCCCGATACAATGAGGGCCATAGCAAAGAAAGGGATAAAGGCGGTAATAATCATCACAGGCGGCTTCGGTGAGCTTGGCGAGGAAGGGAAGAAGCTGGAGCGCGAAATCTACGAGATAGCAAAGGCCAATGGAATAAGGGTCATAGGCCCGAACTGCGTTGGCGTTTACGTTCCAGACACCGGCGTTGACACGGTCTTCCTGCCGGAGAGCAAGATGGACAGGCCGAAGAGCGGGCCCATTGCCTTTGTCAGCCAGAGCGGTGCCTTCGCCGCTGCGATGCTCGACTGGGCTGCGATGGCGGGTATAGGCATAGGCAAGATGGTCAGCTACGGGAACAAGCTCGACGTTGACGACGCCGACCTTATGGACTATTTCATCCACGACGATGGAATAAACGTCGTCACCTTCTACATCGAGGGAGTCAAGGACGGCAGGAAGTTCATAGAGAGCGCCAAGAGGATAACCAAGGTTAAGCCCGTCATAGCTCTCAAGAGCGGAAGGACCGAGTACGGGGCCAAGGCAGCCTCAAGCCACACCGGTTCACTCGCTGGAGCAGACACGATTTACGATGCGGTCTTCAAGCAGACCGGAATAATCCGTGCCGAGGACTTCGAGCACATGTTCGACCTGGCGAAGGCCTTCGCCGCGCTTAAGGACAAGCTCCCGAAGGGCGACAGGATAGGAATCATCACCGACGGCGGTGGAGCCGGCGTTATGGCCAGCGATGCCGTTGCCAAGTTCGGCCTTAAAATGGCCGACCTCAGCGAGGAGACGATAAAGTTCCTGAGGGAGAACTTCCCGCCGCACGCGGTTCCAGGCAACCCCACCGACGTGGTTGGAGACACCGACGCGGAGCGCTACAGGATAGCCATCGAGGGCTTCGTGAACGACCCGAACGTCGATGCGATACTTGTCATAGTCCTGTTCCAGGTTCCGCTCCTTGAGGAGGAGAAGATAATCGACATCCTCGCCGAATACCAGAAGAAGAGCGACAAGCCCATCGTTGCCGTTGCCATGGGTGGTAAGAAGACCGATCACTACGCCAGAATCCTTGAGGAGAAGGGAGTTCCCGTTTACCCGACCCCCGAGAGGGGCGTCCGCGCCCTGGCGGGCCTTGTCAAGTACGCTGAATACCTCAGGAGGGGGGCCTGACCCCTCCAATCTTCCGGTGGTGGTATCATGAAGGAGGAAGCCCTTAAAGTTATTGAAGAGGTTTTGAAGTCCGGAAGGACTTCGCTCGTTGAGTACGAGGCAAAGCAGGTTCTCAAAGCCTACGGCCTCCCGGTTCCGGAGGAAAAGCTCGCCAAGACACTGGACGAGGCACTCAAGTACGCCGAGGAAATCGGCTACCCCGTTGCCATGAAGCTTATGTCCCCGCAGATTCTCCACAAGAGCGACGCCAAGGTCGTCCTTCTCAACATCAAGACCCCCGAGGAGCTGAAGGAGAAGTGGGAGGTTATCCACGAGAACGCGAGGAAATACCGCCCGGACGCTGAAATCCTCGGCGTCCTAATAGCCCCGATGCTTAAGCCCGGCAGAGAGGTAATCATCGGCGTTACCGAGGACCCGCAGTTCGGTCACGCGCTCATGTTCGGTCTCGGTGGAATCTTCGTCGAGGTGCTCAAGGACGTCACCTTCAGGATAATTCCGATAACCGAGCGCGACGCCAGGAAGATGATAACCGAGATCAAGAGCTACCCGATTCTCGCTGGAGCGCGCGGTGAGGAGCCGGCCGACATCGATGCAATAGTTGAGCTACTCCTTAAGGTCAGCGAACTCGTGAACGACCTCGATGCTTACATCAAGGAGATGGACCTCAACCCGGTCTTCGTCTACGAGAAGGGCAAGGGTGCCGTGGTGGTTGACGCCAGGATAATCGTCAAGGAGCCCACCGAGAAGAAAGAGGAGATAAGCAGCGAGTACAGGGAGAGGTGCGCCTAATTTCATTTTTTCAAACTTTTTCTTCCAGGGCGGGCAAAAAGGAACAGCCCCAACGACAGGATTCCAAATACCCCTATGAAGGCAAAGCCGGTTCTAAGGCCCAAAAATCCGATTAAGACGGGCCCCAGGGCCTGACCGATATCCTTTATGCTCTCCAGAAATCCCAGTGCCGTTCCGCGAAGCCTCGATACCTCGGTGGCCAGGGGCTTCGTTGAGGCCTCGCTTATCGATGCACCCACCGAGAAAAGCACCGCACCCAGAACCACAAGAGAAAGGGAGTCTGAAAGGGCGAACACAAACATCGCCAGGCCAACCATCGTCATGCCAGCCAATATCGGTTTGATTCTTCCCACCCTGTCGCTTAGGTAGCCCACGTAGGGCTTGACGACCGCCATTATGGCTATCTCAACGGTGAGTATCAGCCCGGAGAGCCACGCCTTGTCCTGGAGGTAGTAGAATAGGGGTAGAAAGGTCTCTATGCCCTGGTAGGCCATGTAAACGGCCGCGTCCAGAAGGCCTATCAGGAGGAGTTCCCCGCTGAACGTGAACTCAAACCTCTTCAGCTCTTCACCAGTTTCAGGGAACCTGAAGGTAAGGGCAAAAACAACCAGTCCCGTCAGTGAGCAGAGGACAAAGACCACCGAGAACCCCAGGAAATAGATGATGCTCCCTGCAAGAACAGGAGCGAGGGCGCGGCCAACGAGAGTTGATGAGCTCAGGAAGCCCATGAAGGTGCCCTTACGGTCCGGGTACAGGTCACTGACCAATGCGAAGGACACCGGGACGAAGATTGCCGTCGCAACACCGTAGTAGACCCTGACAAGGGCGAGGCTTAGCGCGTTGTCTGTGAGAAAGTACAGCAGGGGGGCGCTGAGAAAAACGAACCCCGCCATCTTGAGGAGCTTCCTCCTCCCGTAAACGTCGCTGAGGAGGCCCGACGCAAAGTTCATGAAGATACCCGTCACCGTCGAGGCGGCGGCAACGAGACCTATTTCCCCCTTTCCAAGACCGAGGCTCTGGGCGTAGAGGGGCAGCGTTGGCGACTTGCTCATCGTCGAACCTAAGATTGCGAAGAACCCGGCGATGAGGATGATGTAGAGAGTCCTGGAACCGGTTTTCACCCTCCGCATCTCCGACCAGCTATAAAAATATCCATCAGTCTTTCGTTTCGCCTTTGGGCTTTTCTTCCCCCTCCTCTTCCTTCACCACCGCCTTGATGTAGCTAAGGATGTCGTGGATTATGAAGAAGCTTATCGCCACCTCAACCAAGGCCATGGGGTTACCCGCTATAAGGAAGAGCAGGGCAAAAAAGAACGTCACACCAGCATATATGAGGGCAACCTTGATGGCGGTCTTGTTTTCAATTCCAACTCCATAGCCAAGCCCCATGTTGAATATCGCAAAGGTCAGGTAAATCGGCGATGCCAGGTAATAAGCGTAGTAGAGGAGCAGAAACCCGCTGAGAAAAAGGAGAGACGAGGCAACCCTGAGCCGTTTCATATCATCCCCAAGTAGCTTTCAAAGACCTCCACGTATTTAAACCCATCGTCGGGGAAGATGAGGACGTAGGTTTCCTCACCGAATTCGCTGGAGATTTTCTCGTGCGCCTTGACCACCGCTCCAGAGCTGAGTCCTATCAAGAGACCGTCCCTGCGCGCCACGCTGAAGGCGCCTTCAATAGCTTCGTTCCGGGTGATTTCAACGATCCTATCCGCCTCAACCTGAAGATACCGCTTGGGCTTGTCTCAAGGCGCTTTATGTTTGAATGCCTGGCGTAACTCCAACAGTTGATATGTCATTCAAATGCCAGTTTTAATCTTAGTATTCTGCAGGCAAAAGTGTTATATGCAATTCTCAATAATTATAGTTGATAACCTCTTTGGGGAGGGCAAATGGGGAAGTGGGTAACGATGCTCCTACCTGGGCTTCTCCTCCTGGGCGGCTTTCATACCCTCAAAGCGGAAGCAACACAAACCACCGGCCAAGTCCAGGCAACCCCTCAGGACTGCTCCCGCATCGACGTTAACGTCCTTCTAAAGAGGGTAGCTGGCCGGCCGGGGGTATAGTCCATGAATGTAATGAGAAAGTACCCGGTATTGTTTTTATTTTTGCTCATTCTAATTTTAGCGACCTCGGTTGTTTATGAAGAATATCCAAAGCTTAGCAACAACAATGAAGCAACCTCCTGGGAAGTGTCCACTAAAGAAGAAACAGAGCAGACTCCAACAGCAATAAAGGACAACTCCACTCAAACACCCCTGCCCGGCCCCTTGATCGAACTCGATGAAGGGTTTAAAGGAGTGAATCTCTCAGGAAAGTCCAGAGGTTTTATCACGTGTCCGCAGTGGTTAGAGGTCAGATGGAGGCGAGATATTTCACTGAATAACACCGTTCTCCTTAACTTCACCCTCTTTGTCAACAACACCCCTTATCTCAACCTAATCCTGGAAGAGTTTTCCGGCTCCTACTTCTGCATTC
Proteins encoded:
- a CDS encoding MFS transporter, which gives rise to MRRVKTGSRTLYIILIAGFFAILGSTMSKSPTLPLYAQSLGLGKGEIGLVAAASTVTGIFMNFASGLLSDVYGRRKLLKMAGFVFLSAPLLYFLTDNALSLALVRVYYGVATAIFVPVSFALVSDLYPDRKGTFMGFLSSSTLVGRALAPVLAGSIIYFLGFSVVFVLCSLTGLVVFALTFRFPETGEELKRFEFTFSGELLLIGLLDAAVYMAYQGIETFLPLFYYLQDKAWLSGLILTVEIAIMAVVKPYVGYLSDRVGRIKPILAGMTMVGLAMFVFALSDSLSLVVLGAVLFSVGASISEASTKPLATEVSRLRGTALGFLESIKDIGQALGPVLIGFLGLRTGFAFIGVFGILSLGLFLFARPGRKSLKK
- a CDS encoding acetate--CoA ligase family protein: MKEEALKVIEEVLKSGRTSLVEYEAKQVLKAYGLPVPEEKLAKTLDEALKYAEEIGYPVAMKLMSPQILHKSDAKVVLLNIKTPEELKEKWEVIHENARKYRPDAEILGVLIAPMLKPGREVIIGVTEDPQFGHALMFGLGGIFVEVLKDVTFRIIPITERDARKMITEIKSYPILAGARGEEPADIDAIVELLLKVSELVNDLDAYIKEMDLNPVFVYEKGKGAVVVDARIIVKEPTEKKEEISSEYRERCA
- a CDS encoding sugar phosphate isomerase/epimerase family protein; this encodes MIGLSMTAYSGKDLSGLEGWVQRVRQLGFDFVEILSEWPHYLTRNNYRLFAEVLDGWSMKRTVHAPFSDLNIGSFNDRIRKASLEIIRESIELAAEIDALSVTIHPGHCSPVSVRNRRKYLEIHRESLRKIAEWGLEYGVRIGVENMPRFVILDAQTCERLWEILGDVEIGVTFDVGHLNTTTGNFERFIELFGDRIVHVHLHDNRGERDEHLALGDGTVPWARVLPKLPKVTWALEVNDLESARRSFEFLKSLH
- a CDS encoding acetate--CoA ligase family protein, with translation MAEKIVEEMKPFFDPKAVAIIGATNKKGKVGNVIFENFKMNKERGIFKGNIYPVNPKLDEIEGYKVYKSVDELPEDTDLAVISIPAPFVPDTMRAIAKKGIKAVIIITGGFGELGEEGKKLEREIYEIAKANGIRVIGPNCVGVYVPDTGVDTVFLPESKMDRPKSGPIAFVSQSGAFAAAMLDWAAMAGIGIGKMVSYGNKLDVDDADLMDYFIHDDGINVVTFYIEGVKDGRKFIESAKRITKVKPVIALKSGRTEYGAKAASSHTGSLAGADTIYDAVFKQTGIIRAEDFEHMFDLAKAFAALKDKLPKGDRIGIITDGGGAGVMASDAVAKFGLKMADLSEETIKFLRENFPPHAVPGNPTDVVGDTDAERYRIAIEGFVNDPNVDAILVIVLFQVPLLEEEKIIDILAEYQKKSDKPIVAVAMGGKKTDHYARILEEKGVPVYPTPERGVRALAGLVKYAEYLRRGA